In Aequorivita sp. H23M31, a single window of DNA contains:
- a CDS encoding glycogen/starch synthase yields the protein MKDKRVLYVSSEVIPYLPETEISSMSFEAPRMINSTGGQIRIFMPRYGNINERRHQLHEVIRLSGMNLVINDMDMPLIIKVASIPKERIQVYFIDNDDYFKRKATYADEEGNFYKDNDERAIFFAKGVIETVKKLNWAPDVIHVHGWLASFLPLYLRKYYESEPLFENSRIVTSVFSKGFEGVLGESTIEKLRFDAIDEAAIADLENPDYFNLMKVAIENSDAVIIGSEDISEELNTFIDSLSKPVLKYHKIEDFSQAYLDFYRDEVLK from the coding sequence ATGAAAGATAAGAGAGTCTTATATGTGTCTTCTGAGGTAATTCCCTACCTTCCGGAGACTGAGATTTCTTCAATGTCGTTTGAAGCCCCTAGAATGATCAACAGTACCGGAGGACAAATCCGGATATTTATGCCTCGCTACGGTAATATTAACGAACGTAGGCATCAGTTGCACGAAGTAATTAGGTTATCGGGTATGAATTTGGTAATCAATGATATGGACATGCCATTGATTATTAAGGTTGCTTCTATTCCGAAAGAGCGTATTCAAGTTTACTTTATAGATAATGATGATTATTTTAAGCGAAAAGCTACTTATGCAGATGAAGAAGGAAATTTTTATAAGGACAATGACGAACGCGCAATATTTTTTGCCAAGGGAGTAATTGAAACCGTAAAAAAGCTCAATTGGGCACCAGACGTAATTCACGTTCATGGATGGCTTGCTTCATTTTTACCATTATACCTACGTAAATATTACGAAAGTGAGCCTTTATTTGAAAATAGCCGCATTGTTACCTCGGTCTTTAGTAAAGGATTTGAGGGGGTTTTAGGAGAAAGTACCATTGAAAAACTCCGATTCGATGCTATTGATGAAGCTGCTATCGCAGATTTGGAAAATCCTGATTATTTCAATTTAATGAAGGTGGCAATCGAAAATTCAGACGCAGTCATCATAGGGTCCGAAGATATTTCTGAGGAGCTAAATACTTTTATCGATTCGTTAAGCAAGCCGGTGTTAAAATATCATAAAATAGAAGATTTTTCCCAAGCATATCTAGACTTTTACCGCGACGAAGTTTTAAAAT
- the panC gene encoding pantoate--beta-alanine ligase, which produces MVIYTTKETLIKALSERRKKNGQKNKINKIGFVPTMGALHPGHLSLVEKALKENDIVVISIFVNPTQFNNITDLEKYPRNTEKDLSLLNGVNDDLVVYLPQISDIYGDHAVSIHYDFEGLENEMEGKHRKGHFDGVGTVLTKFFEIINPDRAYFGEKDFQQLQIVRKLVQIESIPVEIIGCSIMREENGLAMSSRNERLSPKQKEGATIIFKTLSEVREKFDTHSIEELEKLVVERFLRDPNIELEYFEIVNEKNLKPLKQKKNDINYRAFIAAFLGDVRLIDNMSLN; this is translated from the coding sequence ATGGTGATATATACCACAAAGGAAACCTTAATAAAGGCCTTGTCTGAAAGGAGAAAAAAAAATGGCCAAAAAAATAAAATCAATAAAATTGGTTTTGTGCCAACCATGGGCGCGTTGCATCCCGGACACTTGTCTTTAGTGGAAAAAGCGTTGAAAGAAAATGATATTGTCGTGATCAGTATTTTTGTGAATCCTACTCAGTTCAACAATATTACAGACCTCGAAAAATATCCACGCAACACGGAAAAAGATCTTTCTCTTCTGAATGGTGTTAATGATGATTTGGTGGTCTATTTACCCCAGATCTCTGATATTTATGGCGATCACGCAGTTTCAATCCACTATGATTTTGAGGGCCTTGAAAATGAAATGGAGGGCAAACATAGGAAAGGACATTTTGATGGAGTGGGGACGGTATTGACCAAATTCTTTGAAATTATAAATCCTGACAGGGCCTATTTTGGTGAAAAGGATTTTCAGCAACTTCAAATTGTAAGGAAACTGGTACAAATTGAAAGCATTCCTGTTGAAATTATTGGATGCTCTATTATGAGAGAAGAAAATGGACTTGCAATGAGTTCGAGAAATGAACGACTAAGCCCTAAACAAAAGGAGGGTGCCACAATAATATTCAAAACCCTTAGTGAAGTGCGCGAAAAGTTTGACACACATTCCATTGAAGAATTGGAAAAACTTGTCGTGGAACGATTTTTGCGTGATCCGAATATTGAACTGGAATATTTCGAAATCGTTAACGAAAAAAATCTAAAACCTTTGAAACAAAAGAAGAACGACATAAATTACAGAGCATTCATTGCCGCTTTTCTAGGCGATGTTAGATTAATCGATAATATGTCTCTAAATTAA
- the panD gene encoding aspartate 1-decarboxylase — protein sequence MQVHVVKSKIHRVKVTGADLNYIGSITIDEDLMDAANIIEGEKVQVVNNNNGARLETYVIPGPRNSGEITLNGAAARLVAPGDVLILICYAIMDFEEAKSFKPALVFPDENTNLLH from the coding sequence ATGCAAGTACACGTAGTAAAATCTAAAATCCATAGGGTAAAAGTCACAGGTGCAGACCTAAATTATATAGGAAGCATTACTATTGATGAAGATTTGATGGATGCCGCCAATATAATTGAAGGTGAAAAAGTTCAAGTTGTAAACAACAACAACGGTGCGCGTTTGGAAACCTATGTTATTCCTGGACCTAGAAACAGCGGTGAGATCACCTTAAATGGTGCGGCTGCTCGACTTGTTGCACCAGGCGATGTACTTATCCTTATCTGTTATGCTATCATGGATTTTGAAGAGGCAAAATCCTTTAAACCCGCCCTGGTCTTTCCCGACGAAAACACCAACCTGCTTCACTGA